A genomic region of Anopheles coustani chromosome 3, idAnoCousDA_361_x.2, whole genome shotgun sequence contains the following coding sequences:
- the LOC131259826 gene encoding uncharacterized protein LOC131259826 has product MNDLNSLKILRTEMKDVDVFDIKQDVLDRRVFTNEEFLEIMSEQNVSLRLDLMFIILEYKQQIDQQIVPRFMDALRRYYDWIAVLWEKNRNKDNLDYRSYISYRNETSVPSHDSISVYRKELRWTIHKHLMSLRHGATEHRYLFIYGKIGTGKQTLVSQACEDITIVRHMNYKIFYLDLANCHTDEAILEMQEKLSVQMGESIRQDDRGMNCSYPSNMIDCWKRTYTRMFEKTFVDSLLVLAHVRKAKHIRDFDFKCKTVVITSNKDVVHEVSETERFLVELPKGFTEAESLELFARALKKKNSMLPTEATELCRACQGNPFLINLIALRMSEECRNEVPIDWKQHIDKLQNFSIGKSEKITRTIASTLEQFTMEERQCFRDLVIFRDNVPLSLRVLEMYWNQSKESTECLLAKLERRGLLEKRLCKNKLFYMMQYICYNEIKHPPGADMIKLHRRLLNSYSIREKLANRRELELMHEFPNDDYFHFYIGYHIDQAGQQEHDLFQELYQDFGFLEQKLRIAGLANTVDDLRKYQDYIFPALEDRDLIIDTLIEFLMGAECLLSEDSRLLQRALNFPGEIARMAERQVEKYKNRVWFLDVAHNLESSILKLCHPPLKVRFHDSNHVFVLPAKYDIQLWNLSVEYDVPPMTFKGCDDSQVKDMQCTKQFVLALNRRGLIKVWSTKNLPDRSDYRMQNSIRRESEMTLSLSNSSFSCFCVLNQSNHTELIAISDSGLLCIYKVYTSVFRTNTPDNAFPTNIRNAYLLLPIEHDSRVRSAVRWFLFLARENDGPVGIIFNMISTSVVFRFEEPISLNVYQLPTLLLFVNDRQIRRRELSADGLDEAVVVYENKYCDNTCSVLTEDKLYVVLGTERGISIIDIWEGVEVRRMNVSHSIIDLDVLPIELNMPHMLLASISKDGGNTMNLYNLSVASGGNQVVSSQYQLEGTTVFLANLDKEPVLLNTVHRHGTLQQTPLMDNDMGVLQERTFQHEQIDATVQCLIDTPSGYYLGLENGRLLKLSDWRPSAVVQEIVTLTTDITYLEHFQREMDGAVSEVLVVAGKGQCLVYVNEQQEEVEITDTIRRCYLLHDRFLLLIGDRCSIQIYDLVHRSIDLVQKEIERSYGASAYHHQRTALILCTSDGIVYQLGLSQAAIESYELTPFDELRTVKPLQNRKPDEVICSCAISAEGEFLALGCYDGRIVLHMMDANRHLAVLESHQCPVADLYFSSWTEPGSPHILVSVGEQIVFWSVDYLYNNQPRKSFSSIRRSGRFTARQIQVVADPLSSPGEARRSTGSNHSGFSTPIAGSPVQRSFIERFDESSHWYDKRGSSGKPHLLSCIKLIGRAKRLIINRDFSKFLTMDDEGYIHYLRLYRPPSNQLLLAPPSTFGLRTANVTTPGNGNGPSNSSYAFI; this is encoded by the exons ATGAATGACCTAAATTCGTTAAAAATACTTCGCACCGAAATGAAAGACGTCGATGTCTTCGACATCAAGCAGGATGTGCTGGATCGTCGTGTGTTCACCAACGAAGAATTCCTAGAGATAATGAGCGAACAGAATGTATCGTTGCGCTTGGACTTGATGTTTATCATACTAGAGTACAAACAACAGATCGATCAACAAATTGTACCTCGGTTTATGGATGCGTTGCGTCGGTACTACGACTGGATCGCAGTGCTATGGGAGAAGAACCGCAACAAGGACAACCTCGACTATAGGAGCTACATTTCCTACCGAAACGAAACATCCGTGCCGTCACACGACTCAATCAGCGTCTACCGGAAAGAGCTACGCTGGACGATCCACAAACACCTGATGTCACTGCGTCACGGTGCCACCGAGCATCGGTACCTGTTCATCTATGGCAAGATCGGCACCGGCAAGCAGACGCTCGTCTCGCAGGCCTGCGAGGACATCACGATCGTACGGCATATGAACTACAAAATCTTCTACCTAGACCTAGCCAACTGCCACACCGACGAGGCCATCCTGGAGATGCAGGAGAAGCTTTCGGTGCAGATGGGAGAGTCCATCCGGCAGGACGATCGGGGAATGAACTGCAGCTACCCCTCGAACATGATCGACTGCTGGAAGCGTACGTATACGCGCATGTTCGAGAAGACATTTGTCGACAGTTTGTTGGTGCTGGCGCACGTACGCAAAGCGAAGCACATCCGAGACTTCGACTTCAAGTGCAAAACCGTAGTGATCACAAGCAACAAGGATGTGGTGCACGAGGTCAGCGAGACGGAACGCTTCCTGGTCGAGCTACCGAAGGGTTTCACGGAAGCGGAAAGCTTGGAACTGTTTGCTCGTGcgctgaagaagaagaactctATGCTGCCGACGGAGGCGACCGAGCTGTGCCGGGCCTGCCAGGGTAACCCGTTTCTGATCAATCTGATCGCGCTGCGCATGAGCGAGGAGTGCCGGAATGAGGTACCGATCGACTGGAAACAGCATATAGACAAACTGCAAAACTTCTCCATCGGAAAGTCGGAGAAGATAACGCGCACGATCGCTTCGACGCTGGAGCAGTTCACCATGGAGGAACGGCAGTGTTTCCGGGATCTGGTGATCTTCCGGGATAATGTTCCACTGTCACTACGT GTGCTGGAGATGTACTGGAACCAAAGTAAAGAAAGTACCGAGTGTTTGCTTGCAAAGCTGGAGCGACGTGGGTTGCTGGAAAAACGGTTGTGTAAGAATAAACTATTCTACATGATGCAGTACATCTGCTACAATGAAATCAAACACCCACCGGGAGCGGACATGATAAAACTGCATCGACGATTGCTAAATAGCTATAG CATTCGCGAAAAACTCGCCAACCGCCGTGAGTTGGAGCTGATGCACGAGTTCCCGAACGATGACTACTTCCACTTCTACATCGGGTACCACATTGACCAGGCCGGCCAGCAAGAACATGACCTTTTCCAAGAGCTGTACCAAGATTTCGGATTCCTCGAGCAAAAGCTGCGCATCGCCGGACTAGCCAACACCGTCGATGATCTGCGAAAGTATCAGGATTATATCTTCCCGGCGCTGGAGGACCGAGACTTGATAATTGACACGCTGATCGAGTTTCTAATGGGTGCCGAATGTTTGCTCTCGGAAGACTCGCGGCTTCTCCAGCGAGCGTTGAACTTTCCGGGCGAGATTGCCAGAATGGCCGAACGGCAGGTGGAAAAGTACAAAAACCGAGTTTGGTTCCTGGATGT GGCTCACAATCTGGAGTCTTCGATTTTGAAGCTATGTCACCCGCCGCTAAAGGTGCGGTTCCACGATTCCAATCACGTGTTCGTTTTACCCGCAAAGTACGACATCCAGTTGTGGAATCTCTCGGTAGAATACGACGTACCACCGATGACATTCAAAGGATGCGACGACTCTCAGGTCAAGGACATGCAGTGCACGAAACAATTCGTGCTGGCGCTCAACCGGCGAGGGCTCATAAAGGTTTGGTCGACGAAAAACCTTCCCGATCGGTCGGACTACCGAATGCAGAACAGTATTAGGCGAGAAAGCGAAATGACCCTATCGCTTTCCAACAGCAGCTTCAGCTGCTTCTGTGTGCTGAATCAAAGCAATCACACGGAACTGATCGCTATAAGTGACAGCGGGTTACTGTGCATTTATAAGGTGTACACATCGGTATTCCGTACGAACACGCCGGACAATGCGTTCCCGACGAACATCCGGAATGCGTACCTATTGCTGCCGATCGAGCATGACAGTCGCGTGCGCAGTGCCGTACGATGGTTCCTGTTTCTGGCCAGAGAGAACGACGGCCCAGTAGGGATCATTTTTAACATGATCTCCACCAGCGTGGTGTTCCGGTTCGAAGAACCAATCAGCCTGAACGTGTACCAACTGCCGACCCTTTTGCTATTTGTGAACGATCGACAGATCCGGCGGCGGGAACTATCGGCGGATGGCCTAGACGAGGCAGTTGTAGTGTACGAGAATAAATACTGCGACAACACGTGCAGTGTGCTGACCGAGGACAAGCTGTACGTTGTGCTGGGCACCGAGCGGGGCATTTCGATCATCGACATTTGGGAGGGCGTTGAAGTGCGGCGCATGAACGTGAGCCACTCGATCATCGACCTGGATGTGCTGCCGATCGAGCTGAACATGCCACATATGCTACTCGCATCCATCTCCAAGGACGGTGGTAATACGATGAACTTGTACAATCTCTCGGTGGCATCGGGTGGCAATCAGGTGGTAAGTAGCCAGTATCAGCTCGAAGGTACCACGGTGTTTCTGGCCAATTTGGACAAGGAACCGGTCCTACTTAACACCGTACATCGGCACGGCACACTACAGCAGACGCCCCTGATGGACAACGACATGGGAGTGCTGCAAGAGCGCACGTTTCAGCATGAACAAATCGACGCCACCGTGCAGTGTTTGATTGACACTCCGTCCGGGTATTATCTGGGGCTTGAAAACGGTCGGCTGCTCAAGCTTTCCGACTGGCGCCCAAGTGCGGTGGTGCAAGAGATTGTCACCTTAACCACAGACATTACCTACCTCGAGCATTTCCAACGAGAAATGGACGGTGCGGTGTCCGAGGTACTGGTAGTTGCCGGCAAAGGACAATGCCTGGTGTACGTTAACGAACAGCAGGAAGAAGTGGAAATTACCGACACCATACGCAGGTGCTATCTGCTACACGATCGCTTTCTGCTGCTGATTGGAGACCGTTGTTCAATACag ATCTACGATTTGGTACATAGATCAATCGACTTAGTACAAAAGGAAATCGAACGTTCCTACGGAGCATCCGCCTACCATCACCAACGCACTGCACTAATACTGTGCACCTCCGATGGGATCGTGTACCAACTGGGTTTGAGTCAGGCGGCGATCGAATCATACGAACTCACCCCGTTCGATGAGCTGCGAACGGTTAAACCCCTGCAAAATCGGAAACCCGACGAAGTGATCTGCAGCTGTGCCATATCGGCGGAGGGTGAATTTTTGGCCCTCGGCTGTTACGATGGCCGAATAGTCTTGCATATGATGGATGCGAACCGGCATCTCGCCGTGCTCGAGTCACACCAGTGTCCGGTGGCGGATCTGTACTTTAGCAGCTGGACCGAACCGGGCTCGCCCCACATTCTCGTCAGCGTCGGCGAGCAGATCGTATTCTGGAGCGTAGACTACCTGTACAACAATCAACCGCGTAAAAGTTTCTCCAGCATTCGCCGGTCGGGACGGTTTACCGCACGTCAGATCCAAGTGGTGGCGGATCCTCTGAGCTCGCCTGGTGAAGCGCGTCGTTCGACCGGGAGCAACCATTCCGGCTTCTCGACGCCGATTGCCGGCAGTCCGGTTCAGCGCAGCTTCATCGAACGCTTCGACGAGTCGTCGCACTGGTACGACAAGCGGGGTTCCTCCGGAAAGCCACATCTCCTTTCGTGCATCAAGCTGATCGGTAGGGCGAAGCGGTTGATCATAAACCGTGATTTTAGCAAATTTCTCACCATGGATGACGAAGGCTACATCCACTATCTGCGACTGTACCGGCCGCCATCGAATCAGCTACTGCTCGCTCCTCCGAGCACGTTCGGACTGCGGACGGCCAATGTAACAACACCGGGCAATGGAAACGGCCCTTCGAACAGCTCGTATGCCTTTATATGA